Sequence from the Nitrospinaceae bacterium genome:
TTGATTCTTGTGGACACGCAGAACCCGGCCCGGATTGGCGTGTTTCAATCTTTAATCAATAAACCAGGCGTAGAGGTTCACATATTCGACCACCATCCCGATGCAGGACCGGAAGTGCGAGCTGTAAAGTCCATCGTAAAAAAAAGAGGCGCGGCGACCACGATCCTGACGGAAATCCTGGCCGAAAACCAGATCGCTTTAACCCGCGAGGAAAGCACACTCATGGCCTTGGGGATTTACGAAGACACGCATTCCCTGATATCCACATCCACCACGCCGGAAGATTTTCATGCAGTCGCAAAATTAGTTGAATCGGGTGCTGACTTGAATGTGGTCGCCGACTACGTTCAATCCCGGCTAAACCAGGAACAGGTGGATGTGCTCAACGAACTCATCCGCAATATCGAATTTTTGAATATCAATGGAGTTGAGATCGCACTCGCCATGGTCACTTGTGAAGAATTTGTAGAAGATCTGGCCTATGTCGTGCACCGGGTGATGGATTTGGAAAACCTCTCCGCTTTATTGGTGCTCGTTCGCATGGACAAGCGCGTTTATTTCATTGGCAGAAGCCGCAACAAAGCCGTCGATCTCACTCAGGTGGCCAGGGAGTTTGACGGCGGAGGGCACGCAAATGCGGCGTCCGCCAGTGTTCGGGAGATGACTCTGGTGCAGGCCAGGGAAAAATTGTTGAGTGTCCTTGAAGAGAAAGTAGAGCCGCTTTGCAGGGTCAAAGACATCATGCATTTTCCGGTGGTCAGCGTTAAAAAATCGGATTCGATTCATACAGTTGAAAAAACGCTCACGCTGTTTAACCTCAATACGCTTCCGGTGATGGAAAAAAAAGTGCCTGTGGGGTTGATCACCCGGCAAATTGTGGAGAAGGCTCTGCACCACAAACTGGGCAAAACCAGCGCCGATGATTTAATGATCCGGGAATTTTCAGTCACCGCTCCGGATTCTTATTTTCGAACCATCATTCCCATGGTCATTGAAAAAAAACAAAAACTCATTCCCGTGGTGGACGTAAAAACCGGTGAACTTGAGGGGGTCGTCAGCCGGGGAGATTTGCTCCGCGTCTTGCAGGGCGATCTGATTCTCGATGAAAAATCCGGAAAACCGGCAGGGTTCAAGGGAAGGGGAGGGCATAAAAATGTCAAGAGCCTGATGAAAGAACGCCTGGATAAAAAATTGATGGATCTTTTTGAATCCATTGCCAAGGTGGCCGATGGGGACGATTGTTCGGTTTTTGTCGTCGGAGGCTTCGTCCGCGATCTTTTGCTGCGAATCCCCAATCTGGATGTCGATATTGTGGTCGAAGGGGATGGGGTTGGCTTTGCCAGAAAGTTGGCGGATCTGTTGCAGGGAAGGGTGAAAAGCCATGCCAAGTTTGGCACGTCCGTCATCATTCTTGAGGACGGGTTCCGCATCGATGTGGCCACGGCCCGGATGGAATTTTATAAACATCCCGCTGCGCTTCCGACGGTTGAGAAGAGTTCCATTAAAGCAGACCTGTTTCGCCGTGACTTTACGGTCAACAGCCTGGCCATACAGTTGACGGGAAAAGACGCCTTTTCGCTCATGGACTATTTTAATGGCGAAAAGGATCTTAAGGACAAGATGATCCGGGTGCTTCACAATTTGAGTTTTATTGAAGATCCTTGCCGGATCTTCCGTGCCATCCGGTTTGAACAGCGGCACGGTTTTCAAATCGGGAAGCAAACAGAGGCGTTCATGAAGACCGCCGTTAAAAAAAGGCTGGTCGACAAGTTGAGCGGTTCCCGGTTTTTAAACGAACTTGTCTTGATTTTAAAAGAAGGGAATCCGGTGTCCTGCATTCGGCGCATGATGGAGTTTTCCCTGTTTCAATTTATTTCCCCCGGAATGCTTGCGGATGTTTCCAGGGTGAAAGTCCTGGAACGGGTGGGCGAGGTGTTGTCCTGGGCCAAAATGGTGCCTTTTGTAAAATTTCCGGAAGCCTGGTTCATCTATTTTATGGGTTTGTTTTACGATCTGGATAAAAGTGCGTTCCAACTGGCCGTCGAGCGCCTGCGTCTTCCTATGCGATTGCGAAAGCGTCTGGAAAACGATGTGGAGACATGCAGGGAAGCCGTCAAGCGGCTGGCTAATAAAAAACAGATGGCGCCGGGGGAAATTTACGAAATTTTTTCCCAGCTGTCCGCGGAGGCGGTTATTTTCATGTTGACGCTTTTGGCTGACGACCGTGTCAATAATTATGCGACCCTTTATCTCACTCAGTATCACGATCTCGGTAAATTGTCTCTCACAGGCGACGATCTGATACGCATGGGGGTGAAACCCGGTCCCATCTTCCAGACGGTTTTCAAAAACCTACGGGACGCCCGAGTGGACGGTAAAGTGAAAACCAGGCAAGATGAAGTGGCGCTGGTCGAAAAGCATTTTCTTTGATAACTCATGATCGGCGAACCACCATCCGTTCCGTTCCCGTTGAAACCCTTGCTTAAAAATTAAAATGGCCCGCCTGACCCGCCTCCTGGACCGTTATTTCCGGCTGAGCGAAAATCAAACCGACATCGCGACCGAAATGAGGGCCGGAGGAGTCACTTTTTTCACCGCCTCCTATATCATTTTTGTCCAGCCTGCGGTGTTGTCGCAGGCCGGTATGGATTTTGGAGCCGTCATGACGGCCACTTGCATCTCATCCGCCATCGGTTGCCTGATCATGGGGTTGTGGGCCAATTATCCCATTGCCCTGGCACCGGGGATGGGCCTCAACTTTTACTTCACCTTCACGGTAGTGATGGGTCTCGGAATCTCCTGGCAGACGGCCTTGGGAGCCATCTTTCTTTCCGGTGTGGTTCTTATTTTACTCACCGTCACCAAAGTTCGCGAAGCGTTGATCCATATCATTCCAGGCCCTCTGAAATGCGGAATTGCCGTTGGGATCGGGCTTTTTATCACCTTCATCGGTTTTTCCCAGGGAGGGCTGGTGACCGCTCACCCGCAAACTCTCGTGCAATTGGGAGACCTTAAGAGTCTGCCGGCCTTGTTTTCTATTTTTGGGTTGATTCTCATAGGGACCCTTCTGCAGAAAAAAGTCAATGGCGCTATTTTGATAGGGTTGCTGACCCTCAGCATTTTAGCGATTCCCTTTGACATGGTCGAATTTCGTGGATTGGTTTCCACTCCCCCGAGCCTTGAGCCTGTCTGGATGAAACTGGATATTCCTGGAGCCCTGGACCTTGGTCTTCTGACGGTGGCGGCGGTTTTTGTATTTGTCGATCTGTTTGATACCGCCGGGACCCTGGTGGGTGTGGGTCAGCAAGGAGGATTTCTCAAGGACGGAAAATTACCGCGCGCTTCCCGGGCGTTATTGCCCGATGCGGTGGCGACCACAACAGGTTCACTGATGGGGACTTCCACCGTGACCTGTTACATTGAAAGCGCTGCGGGAGTGGCGGAAGGGGGGCGGACAGGTCTGACGAGTGTGACCACGGCGCTGTTTTTTCTGCTGGCGCTTTTCTTTTCGCCCCTTGCGCAAATGATCGGAGGGGGAGTGAATGTGGATGAAAAGACCACTCTCTATCCCATCACCGCTCCCGTTTTGATCATTGTGGGGTGCCTGATGGCGAGGAATCTGAACAGAATCGACTGGCGGCAATGGGATGATTCCCTTCCCGCCTTTCTGGTTCTGGTCGGGATGCCCCTCACCCACAGCATTGCCGATGGGATGGCTCTAGGGTTTATCGCCTATCCAATAATGAAGGTTCTGTGTGGTAAAGCCAAAGACGTTCACTGGGGCATGGTCCTGATCGCACTGCTTTTCACGGCGCGCTATTGGGGTTTATAGACATTCTTTCGAGAGGCTTTTTAGAAGAAAACAGCCTGTGTGGTATACTTTGATCTGCAATACAACGATTCTACTTTTTATGAATTAAAAAGGGGTTCCAGTGGCCAGTGTCGATTATTTGATCAAACAGTTTTTAACTCCGGACCGCAAGCATCTGGATCTCAGCAATCAAAACATCGGCGACAAGGGCGCCGTCACCCTGTCCAAATCCAAAAGCCTGAAAAGGGTCACCAGGCTCAGTCTGCCGAACAACAACATCAGTGACGAGGGAGCGATCGCAATCGCCAATTCGGAGAATCTTAAGAATGTGACCGATCTTGATTTTTATGGCAACGTGATCGGTGACGACGGAGTCAAGGCGATCGCCACTTCTCCTAATATGTCGAAATTGAAAAAGCTGAGTCTCTATGGCAATCTGGTAGAAGATGAAGGTGCGATTGCCATAGCCGAATCCAAAACGTTGTCCAAATTGAAGCATCTTTTCCTGACCTCGAACCGGGTGCGGCGAAAGGGCCTGGAAGCGTTGCTGGAAAATAAATCGCGGACCCGTCTGTGCCGGCTCTACATTGATGACATCGAAGACTTTATGTACCCGGAAGATTTTGAAGACGATGAAGATGCTTCCGGATGGGATGACCTTGAAACTCAAAGCCAAAACTCTGCAAAGGACGATTCTGAAAATTGAGATCCAACATTCGGGAAAAATCTAATCCCATTATCACCCTTCTACTGGTTTTTTTCCTGTGCTGGCCCATGGCTCACGGGCATGCCCAATTTCTTGACCGTAAAAAATCCATCGATTTTGAAAATGTATTCAAACAGGGTTTAAAAAGGGGAGGGAAATACCTCAATTTGAAAGGGAAAAAAATCGGGGACGAAGGGCTGAAACTATTGGGTCAGCAGAAGTGGTTATCGAAAGTCACGAAAATCGATTTGCGGTACAACGATATCACCGAAGATGGCGCGAAAATTCTTGCTGAATTTCCACCGCTTCCCAAACTGAAAGTCCTTATTTTAAGGCATAACTTCCTTGCCGATAACGGCGCGGTCATTTTTGCCAGGAACAAGAACTTCCCTAATTTGGTAGAAATAGAATTGGGATGGAACGAAATCAGGGATGCGGGAGCGGTGGCTTTTGCGGAGTCGAAATCGTTTCCAAAACTGCAGGAACTGGATCTACGAGGTAATTTTTTGTCGGATCAGACGAAAGAGGAATTGAAAAAAACCCTGGTCCACCTGAAATCTCTCCAGCTTTATTGACTGGTTTACCAGCACATAATCCCCGAACGATCTTTAAAACCCCATGACCCCCGATTCTTCGTCGTAGAAAAACTTTTCCCCGTTAGGCCCGTGGTAAGAAATTTCTTTGACTTCCCAGAGGTGTTTCTTTTTAACATCCGCTTCCGCGGCGCGATACCTGCCGTTGTCCTC
This genomic interval carries:
- the ccaA gene encoding poly(A) polymerase, whose protein sequence is MQVITTHLNADFDCLASMVAAKKLYPEAKMVFSGSAEKMVNRYLQEVNPALEISRIKEIDLDQVSLLILVDTQNPARIGVFQSLINKPGVEVHIFDHHPDAGPEVRAVKSIVKKRGAATTILTEILAENQIALTREESTLMALGIYEDTHSLISTSTTPEDFHAVAKLVESGADLNVVADYVQSRLNQEQVDVLNELIRNIEFLNINGVEIALAMVTCEEFVEDLAYVVHRVMDLENLSALLVLVRMDKRVYFIGRSRNKAVDLTQVAREFDGGGHANAASASVREMTLVQAREKLLSVLEEKVEPLCRVKDIMHFPVVSVKKSDSIHTVEKTLTLFNLNTLPVMEKKVPVGLITRQIVEKALHHKLGKTSADDLMIREFSVTAPDSYFRTIIPMVIEKKQKLIPVVDVKTGELEGVVSRGDLLRVLQGDLILDEKSGKPAGFKGRGGHKNVKSLMKERLDKKLMDLFESIAKVADGDDCSVFVVGGFVRDLLLRIPNLDVDIVVEGDGVGFARKLADLLQGRVKSHAKFGTSVIILEDGFRIDVATARMEFYKHPAALPTVEKSSIKADLFRRDFTVNSLAIQLTGKDAFSLMDYFNGEKDLKDKMIRVLHNLSFIEDPCRIFRAIRFEQRHGFQIGKQTEAFMKTAVKKRLVDKLSGSRFLNELVLILKEGNPVSCIRRMMEFSLFQFISPGMLADVSRVKVLERVGEVLSWAKMVPFVKFPEAWFIYFMGLFYDLDKSAFQLAVERLRLPMRLRKRLENDVETCREAVKRLANKKQMAPGEIYEIFSQLSAEAVIFMLTLLADDRVNNYATLYLTQYHDLGKLSLTGDDLIRMGVKPGPIFQTVFKNLRDARVDGKVKTRQDEVALVEKHFL
- a CDS encoding NCS2 family permease, translated to MARLTRLLDRYFRLSENQTDIATEMRAGGVTFFTASYIIFVQPAVLSQAGMDFGAVMTATCISSAIGCLIMGLWANYPIALAPGMGLNFYFTFTVVMGLGISWQTALGAIFLSGVVLILLTVTKVREALIHIIPGPLKCGIAVGIGLFITFIGFSQGGLVTAHPQTLVQLGDLKSLPALFSIFGLILIGTLLQKKVNGAILIGLLTLSILAIPFDMVEFRGLVSTPPSLEPVWMKLDIPGALDLGLLTVAAVFVFVDLFDTAGTLVGVGQQGGFLKDGKLPRASRALLPDAVATTTGSLMGTSTVTCYIESAAGVAEGGRTGLTSVTTALFFLLALFFSPLAQMIGGGVNVDEKTTLYPITAPVLIIVGCLMARNLNRIDWRQWDDSLPAFLVLVGMPLTHSIADGMALGFIAYPIMKVLCGKAKDVHWGMVLIALLFTARYWGL